In Papaver somniferum cultivar HN1 chromosome 9, ASM357369v1, whole genome shotgun sequence, the genomic stretch TAGCGATCAACAATGTGGATCGTGAGATATAAAGTTTCAGGAGTGAGTTCAAATTTGTTATGAACTTCAATCAACCAGTCCACAAGAATCATTCTCATATGCCCATTTATCTGATCTTGTAAGTGCATATAGTCATGAACTTGGCTTGAACTCTCTGTGAGCTTATAGAATTTGTACAAGTCATCAACGTACTCAACAGCTGCCAAGTGATTGTCAGCATCTGGTCCATCAATATCAATGATTGACTCCTTGGGTTTATCAGCAATACCACCATGAGCAGCCTGAAACATAAGAACCCAAATTAGCAAAAGTTGTCAACAGAATCTCGAAATGAtcatacaaaagatggaagaaaaacAAACACATGATGGGTTCAAAAAGTAACCTTGCTTCTAGCATCAAGAACGGAACTCATTGTGAtaacttttttcttctttgaagatttatgatgacttttggatttttcttttttggtctCTTCCATAACTGGACCACCATCCTCGATTACCACTTCTTGTTTAGCTTTTACAGCAACCTTCAGATTTCCAATATCTCCAAGAGGTCTCCTGTTCTTTTGAACTGCCACTCCCTTTGATACAACTCTTTTAGCCACAGCTCCATCAGGAATAGCTGGAATTTGTTTCtgaaaaattgaagaagaattcAGTATATAAATTCAGATTGGGGAATTGAATTTGTTTTAAAGTTGAATAAGGAAAATCTTTTTGTTTAACTCACCTTGAGGTTTGCAGCTTCTTCTGCAGTTTGTGCTTTTGATAGCAATTGAGCAACAAAGCTCCTAGTAACAGGGCGATTCGCTGGTAGTGCCTTCCCTTCGATACCAACAACCCCTCGAACATTCACTAAATTCCCAATATCTCCAAGGGCTCTCCTGTTATTGCCGCCTCCAGGTGCAATAATCTTTTGTTTGGCTGCCCCAGCAACTGGTACATCTGCAAAGTCCATAAGAAAACCCTTTTAGTTCATCTTACTGCTCAACGAAATCCCCCAAATCTGTCTAATACAAATCGAATTCCACTATATGTACGATCTGAACTACTGAATACAACCCAGATTTTAAAAAGCCCCAATCGAATGAAAATCCTCAATTTGcctaaaattaattaatatgGTAAAACAAAAAATCAGATATTAAAACTTCAGTTAAGAGATTTTCAAAAGATAGAGAAATAGATACAGAATAAAGGACGAAAAAACCTAAGACGCCCAAGATCGTTAAAAGATCAGAGATTTCCTGAAACAATGATCATCTAATAATAGCAAAAGAACTAGATTTTCCCAAGACAAACAACATCCAGTTTGAGATCTAATCAACCACAAGAGAATAAGAAACAAAATCTTAAAACATTTAAAACCCAGATCATAGatcaaattcaaaaatcaaaaaaaaaacaactaaagatCAGAAAACGGAAATTAGGGCATGTAAATTCAAATTACAAAGAAGCAGAAACTAATACCTCTTTGTTGTTGGTGATTAAGAACTGCTCTAGAACCCAtctgttcttcttcttgattaacttgACTGAAAACACCTCCTAAACTTGAAAATAAAGATGACAGAAACAATTGGAAGCCGCCTCTTCGCGTCTCCCCTTCAAGATTGAAATTCGCCACCTCTCTAAAAACCCTATCTCACTTTTCTCTACAAATCTTTCACTCTGAATATATAAGCACTCTCTCTTTCTTCTGtgaaaatatgaaataaaataaatccaAAGGACCACAGTTTGCTATTTGAATACCTTTCTGAAGAGAAGCGTCTCCGCTCTACAACGGTCTTATTCTGCTTTCCAAATCTAGCCGTTCAAATTTATTAAATCTTGACGGCTCATGGAATATTATAGCCGTTGTGCATATTTAGAAATAGAAAGTGCAAAAAGTTACCGTTATGTGATGAGAAATTACAGGACTGTCATATCGTGAATATCTCGCGCGATGGAATGTAATTCATCTAAGGTTTTGTCCAGATCTGACGGCCTTAACGTGGACAACGACAAAGAATGTATTGGGATTCGGTCTTGGTCATGGACATGGTCTCATTCGTTGGAATCGTTTTAAGCTGGCTTCAGAAACATTCACGACAGTGGACATCTTTAAATTATCTAATATATACGTACATCACTTTTTATGTGTGTGTATCCTAAATTCTCGTCTCACCtggagttttgttttctttttttctttttaaggagCGAGTTTGAAGAGCAAGTCTTGTGATGGAAGAGTTCCATTTTCCATTTTCCATCTTCCACGTCACCTAAGCATTTGGTGTAGTTGTAAggaatcttacaactacactccacaaTAACTGATTCAATCTCTAAGTGATCATTATGAACTCTTGTTTATTAACCAAAGATTAAGAATATTTACAAGaatgattcaagtattacaacaattctacttgaaacctaagctcactttctctctcttcctatTTTTTTTTCCAAGACTTGTCCTAGAATCCTCCCAGATACAatgactctctcctttatataggattttacatagtggatgacagctaagaatctCATTATTTtggggatcactatgcgacatattcgctcatatacaatcactCATCTTTGCATAACATACTTCTTCGCATGATTCTTCACACTTTtttcgtgactttgctgacatcatctggtgcgtcatctcaactttgctgtGTGCGACCCTCTTAGCTTAGGTTGTATTCTTCACTTCGCGTAGTtattaacgtgtgcgatatttaactcctacatttggaattgtggatggaagtgcaattgtagtggtggaatagtgaaaacgctattcttaatagcacacaaaaagaaaacgctattaagaatagcacaaaaaaaacgctattaagaatagcactcagtgctattaagaatagcgttttttctcaaccgttagatttcaacaactcattttaaatctgcGGATAAAaagaaaacgctattcttaatagcactgagtgctattaagaataacatttttttttgtgttattcttaatagcgtttcttGTCTTCTACTgcgctattctgattagcgttTCCATGGATTTCACGGACCCTTCCATCAATTCATGGAAccctgcttggattttctgtggaagaccccaacttggaagccactagacttgacattccatggtttttccacacttggaataggttggattccaccataagacttgctctaatacATTACTGTTTGGTTCTAAATACTACCATTTGGTCCTAAGGTGGATAATACCCACGTGGAATCTATTTTTTtgattactaaaatacccttttaaTTAGGACCATATATATACTGAATCAGTAGAGAAGAAACCATTTCTACTTCCTCTTTcctatcagtttttttttttttttgaaaaaagaagAATATATTAAAGGAAAAATATGTACAGTGTAATTACAAGGTCAAAAGaccgacaaaaaaaaaagaatggaaATTCTGCAACTACAATTTCATAATAGTCTCTCATTGAGTCAAAAGTTGAGTTGCTGAGAATTGACTGAAAACTTCCGTTGTTGAACTCCAAAGTTGAATCCATTGCTTTACCGTTATTTCCAACTCATATCCTGACTAAGGTGTTCCTCCATGCACCCTCCTGTTGCGCTCATTCCAAACTTCCCAGCAAATAGCGTACGGCAGCAGGTGCTACACCATCTTCACCTTCACTGAGGCTCTTTCCAATCTCCAACTAAGCATCATGTCCTTAAACTTTAGCGACATCACCCATCTAACACTCAACGATGTTAGGAAATAATCCCACAACTTTATAATCTCACTGCAGTGCATACATAAGTGCTCCATAGTTTCGACCTCTGTGTTTCAAAAGAGACACAGATTGGACTGAATATCGACTCCCCTGTGCTGTAACATATGCCTAGTTGGAATGGACTCATGCATAGAAGCCCAAAATAAGAATAGAACTTTAGGAGGCGCAAATTTACTTGATAGAATTCGATCACCCTCCCAGTCTGGATCCGTGTCAGATAACTTCTTATAAATTGCTTTGGCTAAAATATCTCCTTCCAAACAATCTTCTTCTCCCTGAGTTAGTCTGACAAGCCTTAAATCATACTTCATCTCCAAAAGATCAATCCTCTCTGCCAGATCCAAAACTCCGTTGAATTGAAAATTCCAAGTATTATCAAAGATTTCACTAACCCTCGACATATTTTGATTACTAATCCTGTAAAGCCTTGGATATTTCATCCTTAAGGGAGTCTTTTCACACCAGCTGTCATGACAAAATCTAATTCCTGATCCATCTTTAACCTGCACTTTTACATAGTCAATAAAAACCTTATTCTCTCTCAGTATGTCGAACCACATGCTTCTCCCAACTGGTTCCTTAACCTACGAAGGAAGCAAACAATCCCCTTCTGCCTTAGATTTTTCACAAACAATTCTCCTCCAAAGTGTCGTCTTCTCCTTACAGTACCTGACGTGCCATTTGGCTAACAAGGACTTATTCACAAGCCGCAAACTTCGTGTACCCAAGCCTCCTTTCTTCTTTGGTTTGCAAATCCGTTTAAAAGAGACCCAACTCATCTTTCTCCTCTCATCATCATCACCCCATAAAAATTTCCTCATTATCGTATTCAATCTTTTTTCTACTGAGACAGGGATGTgatgcaaagacataaaatacaccGCCAAACTCTCAAGGGAACTTCTAATCAAAACTACTCTACCAGCTTTATTCAAGTACCTCCTTTTCCATGGTGCAAGTTTTTTCTGCATTCTTTGTATGATTATCTCCCATATGATCTCGAACCTTCTATTTGAGCCAATTGGCATTCCCAAGTAGGTTATCGGAATGGACTCAACTCTGCACCCCAACTCCATTGCTAACTCATTCACCAGCTGGTCTGCTCCGATGCTTATCATCGTGCTTTTCTCTAAGTTAAGACGAAGACCAGTTAGTATCTCAAACATGACTAGAATTACCAGCAATCTTCTAACCTCAACAATTGTTGCATCTAAGAAGATAATGTTGTCGTCTGCAAATTGCAGATGTTACACAACAGTACTCCCTTCTTTCACCCTAAAGCCACTAAGTCTTCCTTGAGCCACTGCATTGTTTATGAGCAACGATAACACTTCTACCACTAGAATAAATAGAAAAGGCGACAAAGGATCGCCCTGACGAATTCCTTTCGAAGGTTTGATTAACTTTGTTGCTTCTCCATTAACAAGAATCGAGAACTGCGCTTCAGTTACACACCATCTCATCCATTGTAACCATCTCATACCAAAACCATTTTTTGCCAAAATAGAGAAAAGTGATGGCCAACTTACATTGTCGAAGGCCTTTTGCATATCAATCTTGCACATAATCCCTGGAAATGTTGCCTTAACCTGCTGTCAATTAGCTCATTCGCCACCAAAATGTCGTCTAGAATTTGCCTATCCTTGATAAACGCTCCCTAAGAATTTGAAATCAAACCTGGCATTACCACTTTCATTCTTTCCGCTAGTAGCTTACACATGATTTTGTAGAAGCTACTAATCAAACTTAGTGGCCTAAAATCTTTCACCGTGGCTGAATCTTCTTTCTTCGGAATCAACTTCAAGAAAGAGACATTCAATCTCCAGTCCAACTTACCTTTGCCATGAAATTCATTTAAAGATGCCAAAATATCCTTCTTTAATACCTCCCAGCATGCCTTGTAAACCTCCAAATTATACCCATCAGGGTCTGGAGCCTTATTAGAACCACACATCTTTATTACTCTAAAAACCTCCTCTTCTTCAAAATTTCTCTCCAGCCAATCCTGTTGCACTGAATCAATCGATCTGAACTCTAAATTGTTGAACGAGGGACATACTGGCGAGACTGCAGTAAACAGGCTcgtataatattcatgaatttctTTTTTGATAACTTCATGGTTGAAAACGTCCACTCCATCCACTTCCAGCTTTGTTATGCAATTTCTTCTCTTCTTACCGCTTGCAATTTTATGGAAATATTGTGTGTTCTTATCTCCATCTTTAAAGCCTTTGACCTTAGCCCTTTGAAACACCATTTTAGCTCTAGTGCACTTTACCTTGCTCAAAGAATTCAACAAATCTGCTCTTTCTCCAAGTTGTGTTGAAGATAAAGCTATGCTCTCCTCTGCTATATTCAAAGCACTTATCTTCTTCTTAAGTTCTTCCTCCTCCTTTCTCACATTTTCGAACGTACTCCTACTCCAATTCTTGATAAAATACTTCAAGTTCTGCAATTTTCGGAAAAGAACGTACCATGGAGTACCCACAAAATCAATAGAATTCCACCACACTTCCACTAACTTCACGAAATCTGGATGCTCCAATCGTTGATTTTCAATCTTAAAACTAGAGTGAATTCTGATAGATGGATCTAAATCCAAAAGAATAGCATTATGATCTGAAATCGTACGGACCAATGCTGTTTGGGTAGCATTGTTAAACTTAGCATCAAATGTTATATACACCAAGCATATGTCCAGTCTACATAGCAAATGATCATTCTGCTTATTGATCCAAGTATATGCACCACCATGTAATGGTAAATAAATTAGCTCTTGGTCCGAAATAAAGTCATTCAGAAACTTCATATTTCTTGCATCTCCTCCTCGCTTGTTTCTCTCCCCGTCACTTCTAACTGCATTTACATCTCCAACAAAACACCAAGATTCAGAAGACCAAGCTCTTACCTGTGCCAAATCAGACCAAAAAGTTTCTCTTCTGTCATGATCACAAGGGGAATACGCATTAGTCAATAAGAACTTAAAACCAGTGCTGCGAAATCGAAATAGGCAAGTAATATAATTCAGTCCCAATATTTTATCCAATAGCTCCAGTGTGGTGTTGTCCCAAATCGTTATTAGGCCATCACTGTTTCCTACATCTCCTTGAGAAGGTAAAACCTCCATTCCAAAATACGAATCATACCATAATTGACGATCGAACCATTGAGACATAAAAATCATCTTGGTCTcttgaatacaaaaaataaagcaATGGAGCTGAGCAATCATGTCTCTCACCGCAACTTGATTGGCATAATCATTTATGCCTCTTAAGTTCGAAGAAACAATCTTAGATCCCATCAGGTACACTTTTATCCCTTGAGTTCACCTCATCATTCTCTTCCTCATCATTAGAAGAATTAGAAACGTTTGAGTCACAGCTATCAGTCACTTTCTGCCCTTCCGCAATAGCCTTATACATATCCCTGTATTTGAATAATATCTCATCAATGACTGATTTAGCTTGTGCCTCGTCTTTAGATGAAATACCACCCATCCTGCAACAAAGTTCCACTACTAGATTTGAAGTAGAAAAAATAACTTCGTTTGAATCGATGTTAGCTTTCTGAATGTCTCCCAACTTAATGACTATTTGGTCATCGATCACATTGAAAAGATCCAGATGTTGATCCGTTGGTGTCACATGCGTTAATAATGGTGATTCCCTCACAACCATATCCTCCAATTGACAAGAGTGTAAGACCATTTGAAGGTCGTCAGTAGGAACTGAGGAATGAAACCCTCTGTCATTACACTCTTCCAAAAAAGGTTCATTAACCCCTGAAATGGTTTGAAAAACACCTACACCTTCACCGTTTCCATGAGCTAATGTTCCAATACTGACTGAGTCATTTGGCATCACATGAGTGTTGGGTACATCTCCTTCTCTTACAATCATACATTGTGCTCCAAGTGCCTCAACAGCAATAGCACTATCAATAACCTCCAGCCTATTTGAGGTGGGTACTACATCTTCCCTTCCACACACATCTAGAGCATGGAACTTATTAACAGTGGAGATTAATAAACCCCTACGAGACTGAAACCCTACTCCATCATTCTCAATGCCATTTGGCTAACAAGGACTTATTCACAAGCCGCAAACTTCGTATACCCAATCCTACTTTCTTCTTTGGTTTGCAAATCCGTTTAAAAGAGACCCAACTCATCTTTCTCCTCTCATCATCATCACCCCATAAAAATTTCCTCATTATCGTATTCAATCTTTTTTCTACTGATACAGGGATGTgatgcaaagacataaaatacaccGCCAAACTCTCAAGGGAACTTCTAATCAAAACCACTTTACCAGCTTTATTCAAGTACCTCCTTTTCCATGGTGCAAGTTTTTTTTGCATTCTTTGTATGATTATCTCCCATATGATCTCGAACCTTCTATTTGAGCCAATTGGCATTCCCAAGTAGGTTATCAGAATGGACTCAACTCGGCACCCCAACTCCATTGCTAACTCATTCACCAGCTGGTCTGCTCCTATGCTTATCAACGTGCTTTTCTCTAAGTTAAGACGAAGACCAGTTAGTATCTCAAACATGACTAGAATTACCAGCAATCTTCTAACCTCAACAATTGTTGCATCTAAGAAGATAATGGTGTCGTCTGCAAATTGCAGATGTGACACAACAGTACCCCCTTCTTTCACCCAAAAGCCACTGAGTCTTCCTTGAGCCACTGCATTGTTTATGAGCAACGATAACACTTCTACTACTAGAAGAAATAGAAAAGGAGACAAAGGATCGCACTGAAGAATTCCTTTCGAGGGTTTGATTAACTTTGTTACTTCTCCATTAACAAGAATCGAGAACTGCGCTTCAGTTACACACCATCTCATCCATTGTAACCATCTCATACCAAAACCATTTTTTGCCAAAATAGAGAAAAGTGATGGCCAACTTACATTGTCGAAGGCCTTTTGCATATCAATCTTGCACATAATCCCCGGAATACGTTGCCTTAACCTGCTGTCAATTAGATCATTCGCCACCAAAATGTCGTCTAGAATTTTCCTATCCTAGATAAACGCTCCCTGAGAATTTGAAATCAAACCTGGAATTACCACTTTCATTCTTTCCGCTAGTAGCTTACACAGGATTTTGTAGAAGCTACTAATCAAACTTAGTGGCCTAAAATCTTTCACCGTGGCTGAATCTTCTTTCTTCGGAATCAACTTCAAGAAAGAGACATTCAATATCCAGTCCAACTTACCTTTGCCATGAAATTCATTTAAAGATGCCAAAATATCCTTCTTTAACACCTCCCAGCATGCCTTGTAAACCTCCAAATTATACCCATCAGGGCCTAGAGATTTATTAGAACCACACATCTTTATTGCTCTAAAAACTTCCTCTTCTTCAAAAGTTCTCTCCAGCCAATCCTGTTGCACTGAATCAATCGATCTGAAATCTAAATTGTTGAACGAGGGACATACTGGCGAGACTGCAGTAAACAGGCTcgtataatattcatgaatttctTTTTTGATAACTTCGTGGTTGAAAACGTCCACTCCATCCACTTCCAGCTTTGTTATGCAATTTCTTCTCTTCTTACCACTTGCAATTTTATGGAAATATTGTGTGTTCTTATCTCCATCTTTAAAACCTTTGACCTTAGCCCTTTGAAACGCCATTTTAGCTCTACTGCACTTTACCTTGCTCAAAGAATTCAACAAATCTGCTCCTTCTCCAAGTTGTGTTGAAGATAAAGCTATGCTCTCCTCTGCTATATTCAAAGCACTTATCTTCTTCTTAAGTTCTTCCTCCTCCTTTCTCACATTTTCGAACGTACTCCTACTCCAATTCTTGATAAAATACTTCAAGTTCTGTAATTTTCGGAAAAGAACGTACCATGGAGTACCCACAAAATCAATAGAATTCCACCACACTTCCACTAACTTCACGAAATCTGGATGCTCCAATCAGTGATTTTCAATCTTAAAACTAGTGTGAATTCTGATAGATGGATCTAAATCCAAAAGAATAGCATTATGATATGAAATCGTACGGACCAATGCTGTTTGGGTAGCATTGTTAAACTTAGCATCAAATGTTATATACACCAAGCATCTGTCCAGTCTACATAGAAAATGATCATTCTGCTTATTGATCCAAGTATATGCACCACCATGTAATGGTAAATCAATTAGCTCTTGGTCCGAAATAAAGTCATCAAGAAACTTCATATTTCTTGCATCTCTTCCTGGCTTGTTTCTCTCCGCGTCACTTCTAACTGCATTTACATCTCCAACAAAACACCAAGATTCAGAAGACCAAGCTCTTACCTGTGCCAAATCAGACCAAAAAGTTTCTCTTCTGTCATGATCACAAGGGGAATACGCATTAGTCAATAAGAACTTAAAACCAGTGCTGCGAAATCGAAATAGGCAAGTAATATAATTCAGTCCCAATCTTTTATCCAATAGCTCCAGTGTGGTGTTGTCCCAAATCGTTATTAGGCCATCACTGTTTCCTACAGCTCCTTGAGAAGGTAAAACCTCCATTCCAAAATCTGAATCATACCATAATTGACGAACGAACCATTGAGACATAGAAATCATCTTAGTCTCTTGAATACAACAAATAACGCAATGGAGCCGAGCAATCATGTCTCTCACTGCAACTTGCTTGGCATAATCTTTTATGCCTCTTAAGTTCGAAGAAACAATCTTAGATCCCATCAGGTACACTTTTATCCCTTGAGTTCACCTCATCATTCTATTCCTCATCATTAGAAGAATTAGAAACGTTTGAGTCACAGCTATCAATCACTTTCTGCCCTTCCGCAATAGCCTTATACATATCCCCGTATTTGAATAATATCTCATCAATGACTGATTTAGCTTTTACCTCGTCTTTAGATGAAATACCACCCATCCTGCAACAAAGTTCCACTACTAGATTTAAAGTAGAAAAAATAACTTCGTTTGAATCGATGTTAGCTTTCTGAATGTCTCCCAACTTAATGACTATTTGGTCATTGATCACATTGAAAAGATACAGATGTTGATCCGTTGGTGGCACATGCGCTAATAATGGTGATTCCCTCACAACTGTATCCTCCAATTGACTAGAGTGTAAGACCATTTGAAGGTCGTCAGTAGGAACTGAGGAATGAAACCCTCTGTCATTACACTCTTCCAAAAAAGGTTCATTAACTCCTGAAATGGTTTGAAAAACAcctacaccttcaccatttccaTGAGCTAATGTTCCAATACTGACTGAGTCATTTGGCATCACAGGAGTGTTGGGTACATCTCCTTCTCTTCCAAACACACATTGTGCTCCATGTGCCTCAGCAACAATAGCACTATCAATAACCTCCAGCCTATTTCAGGTGGGTACTACATCTTCCCTTCCACACACATCTAGAGCATGAAACTTATTAACAATGGAGATTAATAAACCCCTATGAGACTGAAACCCTACTCCATCATTCTCAATGCCATTTGGCTAACAAGGACTTATTCACAAGCCGCAAACTTCGTATACCCAAGCCTcctttcttctttgaaaatccGTTTAAAAGAGACCCAACTCATCCTTCTCCTCTCATCATCATCACCCCATAAAAATTTCCTCATTATCGTATTCAATATTTTTTCTACTGAGACAGGGATGTgatgcaaagacataaaatacaccGCCAAACTCTCAAGGGAACTTCTAATCAAAACTACTCTACCAGCTTTATTCAAGTACCTCCTTTTCCATGGTGCAAGTTTTTTCTGCATTCTTTGTATGATTATCTCCCATATGATCTCGAACCTTCTCTTTGAGCCAATTGACATTCCCGAGTAGGTTATCGGAATGAACTCAACTCTGCACCCCAACTCCATTGCTAACTTATTCACCAGCTGGTCAGCTCCTATGCTTATCATAGTGCTTTTCTCTAAGTTAAGACGAAGACCAATTAGTATCTCAAACATGACTAGAATTACTAGCAATCTTCTAACCTCAACAATTGTTGCATCTAAGAAGATAATGGTGTCGTCTGCAAATTGCAGATGTGACACAACAGTACCCCCTTCTTTCACCCTAAATCCACTGAGTCTTCCTTGAGCCACTGCATTGTTTATGAGAAACGATAACACTTCTGCCACTAGAAGAAATAGAAAAGGCGACAAAGGATCGCCCTGACGAATTCCTTTCGAGGGTTTGATTAACTTTGTTGCTTCTCCATTAAAAAGAATCGAGAACTGCGCTTCAGTTACACACCATCTCATCCATTGTAACCATCTCATACCAAAACCATTTTATGCCAAAATAGAGAAAAGTGATGGCCAACTTACATTATCGAAGGCCTTTTGCATATCAATCTTGCACATAATCCCTGGAATACATTGCTTTAACTTGCTGTCAATTAGCTCATTCGCCACCAAAATGTCGTCTAGAATTTGCCTATCCTTGATAAACGCTCCCTGAGAATTTGAAATCAAACCTGGCATTACCACTTTCATTCTTTCCGCTAGTAGCTTACACAGGATTTTGTAGAATCTACTAATCAAACTTAGTGGCCTAAAATCTTTCACCGTGGCTGAATCTTCTTTCTTCGGAATCAACTTCAAGAAAGAGACATTCAATCTCCAGTCCAACTTACCTTTGCCATGAAATTCATTTAAAGATGCCAATATATCCTTCTTTAACACCTCCCAGCATGCCTTGTAAACCTATAAATTATACCCATCAGGGCCTGGAGCCTTATTAGAAACACATCTTTATTACTCTAAAAACCTCCTCTTCTTTAAAAGTTCTCTCCAGCCAATCCTGTTGCACTGAATCAATCGATCTGAACTCTAAATTTTTGAACGAGGGACATACTGGCGAGACTGCAGTAAACATGCTcgtataatattcatgaatttctTTTTTGAGAACTTCATGGTTGAAAACGTCCACTCCATCCACTTCCAGCTTTTTTATGCAATTTCTTCTCTTCTTACCGCTTGCAATTTTATGGAAATATTGTGTGTTCTTATCTCCATCTTTAAAGCCTTTGACCTTAGCCCTTTGAAACACCATTTTAGCTCTACTGCACTTTACCTTGCTCAAAGAATTCAACAAATCTGCTCCTTCTCCAAGTTGTGTTGAAGATAAAGCTATGCTCTCCTCTGCTATATTCAAAGCACTTATCTTCTTCTTAAGTTCTTCCTCCTCCTTTCTCACATTTTCGAACGTACTCCTACTCCAATTCTTGATAAAATACTTCAAGTTCTGTAATTTTCGGAAAAGAACGTACCATGGAGTACCCACAAAATCAATAGAATTCCACCACACTTCCACTAACTTCACGAAATCTGGATGCTCCAATCAGTGATTTTCAATCTTAAAACTAGTGTGAATTCTGATAGATGGATCTAAATCCAAAAGAATAGCATTATGATATGAAATCGTACGGACCAATGCTGTTTGGGTAGCATTGTTAAACTTAGCATCAAATGTTATATACACCAAGCATCTGTCCAGTCTACATAGAAAATGATCATTCTGCTTATTGATCCAAGTATATGCACCACCATGTAATGGTAAATCAATTAGCTCTTGGTCCGAAATAAAGTCATCAAGAAACTTCATATTTCTTGCATCTCTTCCTGGCTTGTTTCTCTCCGCGTCACTTCTAACTGCATTTACATCTCCAACAAAACACCAAGATTCAGAAGACCAAGCTCTTACCTGTGCCAAATCAGACCAAAAAGTTTCTCTTCTGTCATGATCACAAGGGGAATACGCATTAGTCAATAAGAACTTAAAACCAGTGCTGCGAAATCGAAATAGGCAAGTAATATAATTCAGTCCCAATCTTTTATCCAATAGCTCAAGTGTGGTGTTGTCCCAAATTGTTATTAGGCCATCACTGTTTCCTACAGCTCCTTGAGAAGGTAAAACCTCCATTCC encodes the following:
- the LOC113307593 gene encoding G2/mitotic-specific cyclin S13-7-like → MGSRAVLNHQQQRDVPVAGAAKQKIIAPGGGNNRRALGDIGNLVNVRGVVGIEGKALPANRPVTRSFVAQLLSKAQTAEEAANLKKQIPAIPDGAVAKRVVSKGVAVQKNRRPLGDIGNLKVAVKAKQEVVIEDGGPVMEETKKEKSKSHHKSSKKKKVITMSSVLDARSKAAHGGIADKPKESIIDIDGPDADNHLAAVEYVDDLYKFYKLTESSSQVHDYMHLQDQINGHMRMILVDWLIEVHNKFELTPETLYLTIHIVDRYLAMNLVIRRELQLVGISAMLIASKYEEIWAPEVNDFVCISDKAYNREQILAMEKAILGKLGWTLTVPTPYHFLVRFVKAAVADKEMENMTFFLAELGLMQYSMIKYCPSMLAASAVYAAQCTLKKTPLWNDTLKLHTGFAEAQLIECAKELVSFHSAAPEHKLRVVYRKYSSSERSVVALLPPANNLLA
- the LOC113312277 gene encoding uncharacterized protein LOC113312277, giving the protein MGSKIVSSNLRGIKDYAKQVAVRDMIARLHCVICCIQETKMISMSQWFVRQLWYDSDFGMEVLPSQGAVGNSDGLITIWDNTTLELLDKRLGLNYITCLFRFRSTGFKFLLTNAYSPCDHDRRETFWSDLAQVRAWSSESWCFVGDVNAVRSDAERNKPGRDARNMKFLDDFISDQELIDLPLHGGAYTWINKQNDHFLCRLDRCLVYITFDAKFNNATQTALNLKYFIKNWSRSTFENVRKEEEELKKKISALNIAEESIALSSTQLGEGADLLNSLSKVKCSRAKMVFQRAKVKGFKDGDKNTQYFHKIASGKKRRNCIKKLEVDGVDVFNHEVLKKEIHEYYTSMFTAVSPVYKACWEVLKKDILASLNEFHGKGKLDWRLNVSFLKLIPKKEDSATVKDFRPLSLISRFYKILCKLLAERMKVVMPGLISNSQGAFIKDRQILDDILVANELIDSKLKQCIPGIMCKIDMQKAFDNFSILFNGEATKLIKPSKGIRQGDPLSPFLFLLVAEVLSFLINNAVAQGRLSGFRVKEGGTVVSHLQFADDTIIFLDATIVEVRRLLVILVMFEILIGLRLNLEKSTMISIGADQLVNKLAMELGCRVEFIPITYSGMSIGSKRRFEIIWEIIIQRMQKKLAPWKRRYLNKAGRVVLIRSSLESLAVYFMSLHHIPVSVEKILNTIMRKFLWGDDDERRRMSWVSFKRIFKEERRLGLEVIDSAIVAEAHGAQCVFGREGDVPNTPVMPNDSVSIGTLAHGNGEGVGVFQTISGVNEPFLEECNDRGFHSSVPTDDLQMVLHSSQLEDTVVRESPLLAHVPPTDQHLYLFNVINDQIVIKLGDIQKANIDSNEVIFSTLNLVVELCCRMGGISSKDEVKAKSVIDEILFKYGDMYKAIAEGQKVIDSCDSNVSNSSNDEE